Below is a genomic region from Rosa chinensis cultivar Old Blush chromosome 5, RchiOBHm-V2, whole genome shotgun sequence.
CTAAGATCCTCCACCACAATCGTGTTCTCCGCCGCGCTCGCCACCGCCGTCGAAATCGCCAGCCTCTTCTCCTTGCGGTTAATCTTGATGCTCCTACACGACTCCTCCGCCGGGTCGTAGCGGGGTCCGGGTCGAACCCTGCCTTGCCCGACCGGTCTTCTTCTGCGGCCTCGCCACGGGTGAGGGTGGAGGCGGTGCCGGAGCGCTTGTTCTGGAGGTCGTGGATAATGGCGCGGTGTCCTTTACTCTTTGGTTGATTTGCATCATATGTTTTTCCCATTGTACTCAAAAggtaaatttctgaaatttctgaAATGTTGTATTGTGCCACCCGCGAGAAGCTGGATCCAGAGTTTGTGAGATCAGAAGTGGCTCGTGGGAGGGCAATTATCCCTTCCAATAAGAAGCACTTGGAGCTGGAGCCAATGATCGTTGGGAGAAAGTTTCTGGTCAAAGTTAATGCAAACATAGGAAACTCTGCTGTTGCCAGCTCTATTGAAGAGGAAGTTTATAAGGTCCAGTGGGCAGCTATGTGGGGTGCTGACACTGTTATGGACCTCTCTACAGGTCGCCATATCCATGAGACCCGTGAGTGGATCCTACGTAACTCTGCTGTACCAGTAGGGACTGTACCCATCTATCAAGCACTTGAAAAGGTGGATGGAATTGCAGAAAATCTTAACTGGGAAGTGTTCAGACAAACTCTGATTGAACAAGCTAAGCAGGGTGTAGATTACTTCACCATCCATGCTGGGGTTCTACTACGGTACATCCCACTAACAGCAAAGCGTATGACAGGAATTGTCTCTCGAGGAGGATCCATTCATGCAAAGTGGTGCTTAGCTAATCATAAAGAGAATTTTGCTTATGAGCACTGGGATGACATACTTGACATCTGTAATCAATATGATGTTGCCCTGTCAATAGCTGATGGCTTGAGACCGGGTTCGATTTATGATGCCAATGATACTGCACAGTTTGCCGAGCTATTAACTCAGGGAGAACTGACCCGCAGGGCATGGGAAAAGGATGTACAGGTAATGAATGAAGGACCTGGACATGTTCCAATGCACAAGATTCCTGAGAACAGGGCAAAACAGCTGGACTGGTGTAATGCATGAAGCGTCTTTCTACACTCTCGGTCCTTTGACAACTGATGTTGCTCCTGGATATCACTAGATCATATGACTGCCATGTCCTTCCATGATGAAACCTTGGCAGAAGGTGCCAAGGTGGCCCATTTTTGCTCAATGTGTGGGCCAAAGTTCTGTTCTATGAAGATAACAGAGGATGTCAGGAAGTATGCTGAGGAGCACGGTTATGGAACTGCCGAGGAAGCTGTGAAGCGTGGTATGGATGCCATGAGTGCTGAGTTTCTTGCTGCCAAGAAAACTGTCAGTGGAGAACAACATGGTGAAATTGGTGGAGAAATTTACTTGCCAGAAAGTTATGTAAAATCCTCTGAGAGGTGAAGGTCAGTCGTAGATGTTTTTGGTTTTACTTTTCCTGACGAATACTATTGACAGTAGCAGCATGGCTTAGTTTACTGCTGCAGTATGGCTGCAGCATGGTTTTCTGGTTTACTTGTATACCTTGACTTCCACTGTTCATACCTTACTTTTAGTTGTTAAGCTTAGTTATGGGTAGAGTTGAGGTTAAAAGGCATGGTTGCTTGTTTTTCCTCCTTATATATAATTGCATCCTTGTAATCAGTTTATTCATGAAGTAATACAAGAAAACTTTCCACAACTTTCTTGCTCGTtttcttcatggtatcagagcaagcATTCAAAGCCTGAgtctgtgtttttctttttcgtttagTTCCGGAGTTCACCAGCTTAAGATGGCTGGGAAATCTGGTTCTAAAGATGATGATCCTCTTACAAATTCTTTCGATGTGGAGTCTAATCCAAACCAACGTCTTAACTCTGTTTTGTTGAATGAATTCAACTATCTCTCTTGGGCTAGAGCTGTTACTCCTTGCTCTTGGAGGAAGGTCCAAGCTTGGCCTTGTCAATGGAGTTATACAGAAGCCTAAAGCTGACTCCCCTACACTTGATTCTTGGCTGTGCAAGGATCAACTCGTCATGTCTTGGCTAATCAACTCCATGAAGAGCAGAATAGcagaaattttcagtttttctgaGTCATCTATGCATCTCTGGAATAATGTCAAGGAGATGTATGGAAATCAGAATAATGCTGCTCGAGTTTTTCTACTCAAATGAGATAATGCCGATCTTCAACAAGAAGGTAAGCCCTTTGTTCAGCATCTTGGTAGTCTTACAAGTATGTGGAATGAGCTAGATGTTTATAGACCTCATACTACCGAGGCTagtgttttgttaaaaagagctGAGGAGGATAAGATCTTTCAGCTTCTTGCAAGTTTAAGCTCATAATATAAAGATTTGAGAAGTCATATTCTTATGAATACTGAGCTACCATCTTTCAACAATGTGTGTGCCACCATTCAAAGAGAAGAAGTTAGAAAAAAGGTGATGAATATGGAGACCAAGACAAGTGCATCTGAAACCAGAGCTTATGCTTCTAATCACAAGCAAGCTGAAGCAAAAGTGTACAAAGGCAAGAGGCCTAACTTGAAATGCAGCTACTGTGAGGGGGTTGGACATGTCAGGGAAAGATGTTGGGTTCTCTATCTTGAGCAGAAGCCAAAATTTCTAAAGGAAGGCAAAAGCTCTCAAAAGAGTTGGAATCCACCAAAAGCAAACCTAGCAGcaacttcttcttcctcttcttctgagGGTAGGCTCAACTTCACCTCCAATCCCACTACTTTAATCAATGAATTTGCTGCTTATCTCAGCAAGAAGCAGATGCATAGTAGAGGTGAAGAAACAACCATGCCTGGGATTGAAGGTCACACTACACTCCTTGGAAAGTTTGCTGGCTTCCTTGCAGAGACTGATTATGTTCCACATGAAGAACCTTTTCTACTGCTCTCAATGTTTGTGCTATGGATGATTATTAGATTATAGACTCAGGGGCTACAGATGTAAGGCCCCGtaccttattttttttatgaagtaCGTTTTTACCATCattgaccgaggagtgactttttctttagtccggctaattaggaaatttctttgagattgtcgtagagtacgaaaaatcgagttcgtggacacatagtttgtttaaattggttTTATAacggaaaagttatgaccaaaaatagaaatttctatttttggcatggttttctttttttgtgagCTACTATTTGTGGTAAAAAGGGGTTAAAAATcagatgggaagagagagaaagtaaagaatcaaaaaaaaaaaaagaaggagagaacGGGACGAACCCGagcccgcccccccccccccttctttttttccttccgccgctgctctctctctctcaggcgATTCCGttgccgtccggccaccccaggacgaaaggttgggcacggcgtgatcctctcttccttctccttctagccatgtaagtctttcaccttgggtagctttggttttggagatttgaagagaattgcagaaatgggaaaaaatggatttttgctttgatgtccggtttccggcgatttccggtcggattctttgggggttttggttgttggggaagtgctgaacgtgttcctaaccttgttgcagctcgttttgatcggtggaggaaaatttgaaggtgtttgagactgtgaacagtaccgtgaacagtaactctcgaattcttgggttcttgtttgatttttctggatatttctacttgaatttggttgttgttgcaggtataggAACTGTTAGTTGTAGTCTCTGAATTGTTGTGTTAGATTTAAGGTTGTTGGTTAGTGAGTTTCCTTGGAGTTTGATGTTGGTTGTGGTTCTAAGGTGGTTAAGATTTTTATCTTGGGTTGAGAACTTGTTGTCATGTTTTTAGTGTTGAGTTGAGAGTGTTGAGAGGTTGGAGAAgtatattgggttttgaatgtcaaagagaaatttggaatttgtggatgttttaaatgttttagttGATGAATCTTTTGACTTAATTTCTTGATAATTTACTATCAATGTTATTGTGGGATTGGTCTATTTTGTTGAGGAATTTGGTGTTGAGATTgtggtttggaaaagaaaagttaGAGAGGATTTGAGATTTAGAGTTGGATTTGTGAATGGAAATAGGGAAAGttaagaaagaatgtggaaattttggaaaaggatttatattataaattggtGGTAAATTGTGATGAAGGAAGTGAAATTAAAATTGATTAAGTTATCGAACAGTCCTTGTGAAGGTTTAGATTAAGCGAGGTCATTGAATGGTTGAGgaatcgaattaaaaatcggtAGAGTTGTTATGAGTTggagggcattgagattgtaaGGAATTATAAAATTTAATCCCGAATTGAAGTGTGggagttttataacaatttatgaataacggatgcttattccgagggaATGAGTtgattttgagagtatttccttattatggttaattatatcgtATTCAATTGTGACAAGACGTACTGAGCCCTTGAGCGAGGAGGATACAGGCAGGCAGCAGGTTTAGCTACGggactcacttgtgagtggacctttattttatttaaataatgcatgcagcatggtataaaattttgaaatggattgttatttgagtaaatgtgattttatggaaagaaaatgattAAAAAGGAAatagttgacaaggaggccagttttggcgcatgtgtattttacctagttggcagtccctcctaggtaatagtctggttgacagtcccttccagagtacagctcggttggcagtcccatccgatgcgtcatctggttggcagtcccttccagatgacatgaggtagttagtcggcagtcccgtctactacttgtggctagttggcagtcccatctaaccaccgcctcctattccggttggcagtcccttccgatgcgtcatctggtggcagtccctcccagatggcatgagatgcctaggaagcagtccttcctactCATCAAATGATTTTCTTGgaaaaaaggattgagttggaatttCATAGAGTCTCGCtacatgatggttttgttaaaaagagaaatggggaagcataccataaattgttctAATTCTTgcttcggttttgtccactcactctaatggactttatatgttttcccctgggccattcgttttcaaatgcccagatttcagattagccgagaccgcgtccaggctcaaggactttggaaatcagcgcttccgtttttgtccgtaggttattacttaacctaccttgtatgatatcggcttagttttagtgttgctctgataaccccgTTCTTTTAAATTTGATGGATATTGTCGTTTGGATTGttgttgcttacggaggttatgttgggatttgaactttctggatgtaatatatgtgcttggattgtaaatatgatattgtaggttgagtagaagttaaagttgtaatcatgtccaggtttgtgaaattttgggtagcccatatttaggggaggttgtGCCggattttcggtaggatttcgcttaatgtgggccccgcaggctcgtatccaggtatttggggtgattcctgggtcgggtcctgtctaCGGATCACATGACAAATAAAATCACAAATTTGCATGAGTTTGAAAAATTGTATATTCCTTCTAAAGTGTCTGTAGCAAATGGCAAAGGTGCCTCAGTTTTAGGaagggaaaaataaaattactctCCAACCTTGTTGAGTCAATTGCTCTCTATGTTCCTTCTTTCCCTTTTCATCTCCTATCTGTTGGAAGAATTATAAACACATTAAAATGTCTTGTCATCTTCTCTCCTTATAATGTCATATTTCAGGATCTCATCACCAAGAAGACAATTGGTGAGGGTTTCTTTTTGAATGGTCTCTATTATCTGTCCAAGAACTCTTTTGATTCCAAAGCCTTCCAAGTCAGTTCAAGATCAACACAAGAGCATCATCTATGGCATCAACGCTTGGCTCATCCTTCAGAGAAAGTGTTGTCTTTTTTGTTTCTAAATTTGTGCAAAGCAGACAATCAATGTGATGTCTGTCATCTGTCAAAATCCTCTAGGTTGCCTTTTACTTCCTCTCTTTCTAGAGCTAGTAATCCTTTTGAAATCATTCATTCAAACATTTGGGATCCAGTTCTTGAATCTTATGATGGATTTAAGTATTTTGTAACATTTGTAGATGATTTTACGAGGATTACTTGGTTGTATCTATTGAAATTCAAAAGTAAAGTTGTGGATGTTTTTAAGGATTTTCATAAACTTGTCATCACTCAATTTTCTTCATCCATTCCTGTGTTACGATCTGATAATGGCTCTGAGTATATATCCAATAATATGTCAAATTACTTGAGCACACAAGGCATTGTGCACCAAACCAGCTGTGTTGGTACTCCTCAACATAACGGGATTGCTGAGAGAAAGAATCGAGACGTCCTTGAAAAAACAAGAGCACTTATGTTTCAAATGAATGTTCCAAAAAATTTTTGGTCTCAAGGTGTTCTCACTGCCACATATCTCATCAACAGACTCCCTAGTAGAGTGCTTGGTTTCAAATCACCTCTTCAAGTGTTGAAAGGAAGAAAGATTGATCTGTCTCACTTAAAAGTCTTTGGCTACACATGTTTTGTTCATATTCAAGCTCATCAACGTGATAAACTTGATCCTCGAGCTGATAAGTGTGTTTTCTTGGGAtattcatctactcaaaagggTTTAAATGTTATAACTATGTTACCAGGAAACTAATTGTTTCTAGGGATGTGAGATTTGATGAAGCTACTCCCTATTTCACTAGAAAATCATGTGATTTTGGTCAGGGGGAGGTTCTCTCTGATTTGTTTCCAAGTCCTAACCTTCTTGTTAATGAGGATTGCAGTTCGTTTTTTAATCCTGACACTTTAGTTCAAGAAGTTCCAACAGTAGTCACTGATATAGAAACTGATACTCAACCTGTTGATGAGCCTACCTCTACACTTGCAGTTGTTCTTCGTAGAAATCCCTTGGTATCACCTCCTGCAGTTGTTCTTCGAAGGAATCCTCCACGAGATCGAGGTCCCCCATCCAAGCTAAATGACTACAAAACCTATACTGCAAGGTATCCAATGACACACTTCATATCCTATAAGAAATTCTCTTCGGCTCATTCTGCTTTTCTAAATGTTCTTGTTGGTACTCATGAACCTCAAAGCTTTGAGGAAGCTAATCATTTTGATGTATGGAAGAAAGCTATGGCAGATGAACTTCAAGCTCTCCATGACAATAATACATGGAGTATTGTTCGAATTCCTAAAGGAAAGAAAGTTGTTGGCAGTCGTTGGGTTTACAAAACAAAACTTTATTCTGATGGTTCTGTGGAGAGATATAAGGCTCGTTTAGTAGCTTGTGGTTTTACTCAAACATATGGAGTAGGCTACAAGGAGACTTTAGCTCCTGTTGCTAAAATGAGTACAGTAAGAGTTTTTTTATCAGTTGCAGTTAACCATTCTTGGCCGCTGTACCAGATGGATGTGAAAAATGCCTTATTACATGGTGATCTTGAAGAGGAGGTCTGTATGAAATTACCTCCTAGTCATCCTCAATCTCATGATCCTGAAATAGTATGCAAGTTGCACAAGTCCATTGATGGTTAAAGCAATCCCCTCGTGCCTAGTACGATAAGCTTAGTTCAGTACTTGAGGAAGTTGGTTTTCACAGAAGCAATGCAGATTCTTCCTTGTTTGTTCGAATTGGTTCAACCAGTAAGCTTGTGGTGCTCatctatgttgatgatttgaTAGTGACTGGTGACAATTTTGAGGAGATTCAGTCTCTCAAGCAATCTCTTCAAAACAAGTTTGCTATTAAAGATTTGGGAATCCTTAAGTACTTTCTTGGCATAGAAATAGCTACTTCTCATAAAGGTCTCTTTCTCAATCAGAGAAAGTACATACTTGATTTACTGCAAGATGCAGATATGGAGGATTGTAAACCAGCTCGCACTCCTCTTGACAGCAAGCAGCAACTTAATGTATTAAGTGAGCCTTTCTTGGATTTAACCTCCT
It encodes:
- the LOC112164049 gene encoding LOW QUALITY PROTEIN: phosphomethylpyrimidine synthase, chloroplastic (The sequence of the model RefSeq protein was modified relative to this genomic sequence to represent the inferred CDS: deleted 3 bases in 2 codons), whose product is MLYCATREKLDPEFVRSEVARGRAIIPSNKKHLELEPMIVGRKFLVKVNANIGNSAVASSIEEEVYKVQWAAMWGADTVMDLSTGRHIHETREWILRNSAVPVGTVPIYQALEKVDGIAENLNWEVFRQTLIEQAKQGVDYFTIHAGVLLRYIPLTAKRMTGIVSRGGSIHAKWCLANHKENFAYEHWDDILDICNQYDVALSIADGLRPGSIYDANDTAQFAELLTQGELTRRAWEKDVQVMNEGPGHVPMHKIPENRAKQLDWCNHEASFYTLGPLTTDVAPGYLDHMTAMSFHDETLAEGAKVAHFCSMCGPKFCSMKITEDVRKYAEEHGYGTAEEAVKRGMDAMSAEFLAAKKTVSGEQHGEIGGEIYLPESYVKSSER